A region from the Salminus brasiliensis chromosome 22, fSalBra1.hap2, whole genome shotgun sequence genome encodes:
- the srsf2a gene encoding serine and arginine rich splicing factor 2a, which yields MSYGRPPPDVEGMTSLKVDNLTYRTSPETLRRVFEKYGRVGDVYIPRDRYTKESRGFAFVRFHDKRDAEDAMDAMDGALLDGRELRVQMARYGRPPDSHYGRRGGPPRRYGGYGRRSRSRSPRRRRHSRSRSRSRSRSRSRSRYSRSRSRSRSYSRSRSRSKSRTPRRSKSKSPSRSRSRSKSKSRSRSRSPRSNRGSKSRSRSRSRAKSPEGNETAQES from the exons ATGAGTTACGGTCGGCCTCCGCCCGACGTCGAGGGCATGACTTCGCTGAAGGTGGACAACCTGACTTACCGCACGTCGCCCGAGACGCTGCGCCGTGTCTTCGAGAAGTACGGCCGGGTCGGGGACGTGTACATCCCGCGGGACCGCTACACCAAGGAGAGCCGCGGCTTTGCGTTTGTTCGCTTCCACGACAAGCGGGACGCGGAGGATGCGATGGACGCCATGGACGGCGCCCTGCTGGACGGGCGCGAGCTGCGGGTGCAGATGGCGCGGTACGGGCGCCCGCCTGATTCTCACTACGGCCGCCGCGGAGGCCCGCCCCGCAGATACGGTGGATACGGACGGAGAAGTCGCAG CCGCAGCCCCCGACGCAGGAGACACAGCCGCTCCAGGAGCAGAAGCCGATCTCGGTCCCGTAGCAGGTCCCGCTACAGCAGGTCAAGGTCCAGATCCAGGTCCTACTCCCGGTCCCGCAGTCGCTCCAAGAGCCGCACACCACGCAGAAGCAAGTCCAAATCGCCGTCCAGGTCCCGTTCTAGGTCCAAATCTAAATCCCGCTCCAGGAGTCGCAGTCCTCGGTCGAACAGGGGGTCTAAATCAAGGTCCAGATCCAGGAGTAGAGCCAAGTCTCCTGAGGGCAATGAAACTGCACAGGAGTCATGA
- the mxra7 gene encoding uncharacterized protein mxra7 gives MDMSLDLWSIWPAVVVTLLAVVVAAVVFRKPEDPTSSKSAQKSRAVSESKQGETGRPRPLEALSRSRGPGDDPGCPQELLSGKGTESESTAHTDQDLEEDPCQRDESTNCPSVKKVDQEDKPLRYMPGMLRTSQLEKMMSREELEEERRVQREQLTAIFKLLKENQDAFGEVTENDMEEQLKLYSI, from the exons ATGGACATGTCTCTGGACCTGTGGTCCATCTGGCCCGCAGTCGTGGTTACTCTGCTCGCCGTTGTTGTCGCAGCTGTGGTGTTCAGAAAACCCGAGGATCCCACATCCTCGAAATCCGCCCAGAAGAGCAGAGCCGTTTCAGAGAGCAAGCAGGGAGAGACTGGTCGGCCCAGGCCGCTAGAGGCGCTCTCACGCAGCAGGGGGCCAGGTGACGACCCGGGCTGTCCACAG GAACTGCTGTCAGGTAAGGGCACTGAATCAGAGTCTACAGCTCACACAGACCAAGACCTTGAGGAGGACCCTTGTCAGAGGGATGAGTCGACAAACTGTCCCTCAG TCAAAAAAGTGGATCAAGAGGACAAGCCCCTCAGGTACATGCCTGGTATGCTGCGGACAAGCCAACTTGAGAAGATGATGAGTAGagaagagctggaggaagaacggag AGTTCAACGGGAGCAGCTAACTGCCATCTTTAAGCTGCTAAAAGAAAACCAGGATGCATTTGGCGAAGTGACGGAGAACGACATGGAAGAACAGCTTAAACTTTACTCTATCTGA
- the LOC140544236 gene encoding alpha-N-acetylgalactosaminide alpha-2,6-sialyltransferase 2-like has protein sequence MPKLFPLAVSLLCCVLFYVVIWKKTNGIQTSPQAIYFALLRSGFLWRDGLETAEVPKAIMTPQNLSSTTKQTTKIALKEDLDSLSHVNSQKEVRSGNPKLTTSITALPVLYKKDFTQLPKWDFEDVYLQNDEERRPVCSKSLQNSKDKEFQAAVIPNIQLWLHKGLLDISEWNRLAHFNNPFGFMEYTYNDVKSSVDLIPKPKSAQLFPLPKNAQDGCIRCAVVGTGGILSGSKMGKDIDSHDYVFRMNGAVIKGYEEDVGRKTSVYVHTSFSLISSFHLLRQYGFDRIPNDEGIKLVLIPEGLRDFEWIEGLFLKNALKKGDFKGVRPFNYYSGGIEKDKQFYVLHPDFLRYVRNRFLRSTSLDGNFWYMFRPTNGAFTLFLALHTCDIVDVYGFITEDHHKYSNYYFERATKTSVIFFANHDYNLEMQTWKKLHDSGIINLYQRKENLTIT, from the exons ATGCCGAAACTTTTTCCTCTTGCTGTTTCCCTGCTCTGTTGCGTCCTTTTCTATGTGGTCATTTGGAAAAAGACGAATGGAATACAGACTAG TCCCCAGGCAATATACTTTGCTTTATTGAGGTCGGGATTCTTATGGAGGGATGGGCTTGAGACTGCTGAAGTTCCAAAAGCTATTATGACTCCTCAAAATTTATCATCAACCACAAAACAAACTACAAAAATTGCATTGAAAGAAGATTTGGATTCTCTGTCACATGTAAATTCACAAAAGGAAGTGCGTTCAGGCAACCCCAAGCTCACAACCAGTATAACTGCTCTTCCAGTCCTCTATAAAAAAGATTTTACACAGTTGCCAAAGTGGGACTTTGAGGATGTTTATTTGCAGAATGACGAAGAAAGACGCCCG GTCTGTTCAAAGTCTCTTCAGAATTCCAAAGATAAAGAGTTTCAGGCTGCAGTAATCCCAAACATCCAGCTTTGGCTGCACAAGGGTCTCCTCGATATCAGTGAGTGGAATCGACTAGCGCATTTTAACAACCCCTTTGGATTTATGGAATATACATATAATG ACGTAAAATCATCAGTAGATTTGATCCCGAAGCCAAAGTCCGCTCAACTATTCCCACTGCCTAAAAATGCACAGGATGGCTGTATCCGCTGCGCTGTGGTGGGCACTGGCGGCATTCTCAGTGGCTCAAAAATGGGCAAAGACATTGATTCTCATGATTATGTGTTCCG AATGAATGGAGCTGTCATCAAAGGCTATGAGGAGGATGTTGGGAGAAAAACATCGGTGTATGTCCATACTTCATTTTCCTTAATCAGTTCCTTTCATCTGTTGAGACAATATGGTTTTGATAGAATTCCAAATGATGAG GGAATCAAATTGGTGCTCATTCCAGAAGGCCTGAGAGATTTTGAGTGGATTGAAGGCCTGTTTCTGAAAAACGCATTGAAAAAGGGGGACTTTAAGGGTGTTAG ACCATTCAATTACTACAGTGGAGGGATTGAAAAAGACAAGCAATTTTATGTTCTTCATCCAGATTTTCTAAGATATGTTCGGAACAG GTTCTTGCGATCTACAAGTCTGGATGGAAATTTTTGGTATATGTTCAGACCCACCAATGGAGCATTCACTCTATTCTTGGCGCTTCACACATGTGACATT GTGGATGTTTATGGATTCATCACTGAAGACCATCATAAGTACTCCAACTACTACTTTGAAAGGGCCACAAAAACCAGTGTGATTTTCTTTGCGAACCATGACTACAACCTAGAGATGCAGACTTGGAAGAAGCTGCACGATTCTGGAATCATCAACCTTTATCAAAGGAAGGAGAACCTGACCATAACTTGA